The following proteins are co-located in the Flammeovirga kamogawensis genome:
- a CDS encoding Ig-like domain-containing protein yields MNINNTNQRCILIILLFFFTLLEVSSQTITRIGSSEETNHKLLSWRIDGLSGAVNSSDFTLKEEPNGGSNATINVGITVEEIEKHVSYTIVADISSEFEDQAVYELIYDEGGADISSSGNNYEYILPTIQRDGDENINSIILKWTINNLVNEKPELGDILIQEQPSGSGKSDITSNTTISIVEVSANTTYDIYVNIMKEVEEGATYELTFDESDIDISSTASNENYIFNSSESVKSGAPTFSLNKSVDLGVSDTDLLTSIDQLLFTANSVATNSIYLVHNASIISSTTASGGDNFFYTSSLGEGMHTFYVFAEDVSGNFTFSSDPIVVTVDLTPPSDFTSVELSSSDDSGKLDDDNITNVIRPIFIVKGLDTSDPNYELIVEDVNEVVYFQDNYTVSGGESNIQFQNDLADGDYLFDFYIKDEAGNVSNRIEDIDLSIDNTNPELLTLSISSENNNGIVEDNEKVNLFFSSNEVLDQTKISTKINGSSTSLTLLGGNDFSTEKTFGVITSNSDITYEVIIEDIAGNKNTYTSTLDGTSVELFPSLVNKIVASGSTEFCVNSDTFSFGNEEPVSKGAGDYSYKWERLAPSSSWTDLGVNTELYTEYQSLPTGDYQYRRIVTSAGISSVSNVIDIKIYPEIENNEITVSGENEYVGVVSSINFVNSTGNAITGGDNTFTYLWEISTDDGDTWNEANLVSADDESLLYEQKNLGVGEYLFRRKISSQKCTSYSNEVEIIVFNPITNFNISNKVNSRLCSDESILLMSSSSITGGDGSFTYEWEENINNSGYSVVGVSENFYNDNTLAEGEHKYRRSVYSSTGKVTSNVITIQVENKPNSFEISPVGGTVFSNESEDYEPLIVDNLPSDYKYYCSGPGVISNGYGEANNSFRADIAGEGNKTIIYHISNGICDIEETKEFVVINGANFIASTFCESDAAVVLDEKNISLPSNLDPNDYSFQGFFGSGVQGNSFNPSLALSSNINGGDTETVTIFATYIKKEVIGTSTFNLPQKTVITSTPNAPTVVSDNFEYCYGASLSPLVVNNPKGTINWYDAKTGVFLHSGNEYTLTRPSENEKIIQEFDVREQIGSCEGPAKKVKVTFYEETVAPVLADNGTIHICSGDAMPVLKYTNGVNVNWYSDDQGKILEYSGNNFVPSGDTNVASDDDMVFYASSTNNGCESELVPFTININKAPSKPVLISNLEDYCSNEEIGQLSVNNEANTIFEWFDNENLITDIGDDSNNFTPSPIEVLDGSITKSYWVRKKNVKGCEGEALKIDIKINAIPIAPVVNKTIFNYCSGDPIEEIKVTKSKANSEILWFDDSGLNISKAVNYLPPVSTNTDTDVTYKFLVREESEFKCTSEDTEIIINVYALPEAPETNEGDELEICSGDDFPTFTINKGENVIWFSDPSLDINTKLHEGLSYTPTSSSVVTEDEDLYIYAVSTSDEGCYSEYLELLIEIKKLPNSPNLAAPIMPVCEGDDMPILTVNGEDDATFTWYKSEELDGTPYSGESFDPEETASLLNINDKGAIEYFVVQTSDDGCTSPPLKVEVPINVLPSKPTLTFTEQSHCFNTEIVNFEVTSGNQVNWYHDEKLKELIGGGDKFKPEGSVDVTKTYIEDYYVTQVVNGCEGPYEKVTITIFRETDVPSITTKKYEYCSGDVIQPINELSADGDIKWYNNEDDVTPIFTGPTFVPQDNSNVTETTDITYYVSRTFNGCESTKERIDIKILSTPSIPTVNSTNINLCSGETITPIIVTSTSQEIKWYDENDIELSTGITFTSPENTTVSETKVLKYYLRDWNQQCSSPKQEVTITINPLPSIDFTGIDVGEKICRTVEDIQITKIFDSPELISSVTSTTGLVIVGENIKISGSPIGDHDITFTFTNTNNCVSSITKTFSIVDVPEVNFSNVVNCDAKIITFSDETVISSLDKYSEIISWEYDVDGVKYTVLADEADSFDVVFQNSGVFDVSLTIATNHSCETVSITKQITISEPPTVNFSWKKSQLGTPMEFTDNSISDNSGNSIISYSWDFGDNSAINSNQNPTHIYSEPGIYNVELLVETSKGCTATLTKEVFVLPYVSMAINANYLETFDWDNGHWVPTSDNGTSSWEYGQASGTLINSTSNVWATSLNGDYEINEISYLNSPVFNLQGLSKPMLSFDMKLSVEKNIDGVTFQYSTDFGATWQVLGNTLDPINWFNSDNILSDPGDQILNRSTRAMGWSGLTEDFNLNGEYIHVKHHLDELKGEENVRFRLVFKSNSAITEEGILIDNFEIRNRSKVVLIENMANVNLIASDTSIERLENTLEPLSDDILIVNYHLLVEGYEDKLNTDNPEPVSGRKLYYGVSSVPETILDGNSYQGSTTTFIDNNQNYVYSRSMLVPEFDIDVNFDVLSTQNTLNVALTSNISLSSDDAEIVFHAITVEHGIDGTNTSGSSEKYNNILKTMSPSPGAEGTSFKGRSWDIGSIENFSIEWERPYFYNDKNVELILLVQNNLTKEIYQTQSYDLNGLMPLNDNPLSVDDFEEKIWSLYPNPATDKIIINSPNYVADCYWVISDINGKSMMKGEFTGLTYTTSIKDLPSGMYIIRHFTDKNDLLGTPLKFIIRN; encoded by the coding sequence ATGAACATCAATAACACAAACCAACGCTGCATACTAATTATCTTACTTTTCTTTTTTACCCTACTAGAAGTAAGTAGTCAAACCATAACACGAATAGGGAGTTCTGAAGAGACAAACCATAAGTTACTGTCTTGGAGAATTGACGGATTAAGTGGTGCTGTAAACTCATCTGACTTTACGTTAAAAGAGGAACCAAATGGAGGAAGTAATGCTACAATTAATGTTGGAATTACTGTAGAAGAAATTGAAAAACATGTAAGCTATACTATTGTAGCAGATATCTCATCCGAATTTGAAGATCAAGCTGTTTATGAACTTATTTATGATGAAGGGGGAGCAGATATTTCATCTTCAGGTAATAATTATGAATATATATTACCAACGATTCAAAGAGACGGAGATGAAAATATTAATAGTATCATTCTAAAATGGACAATTAATAATTTGGTTAATGAGAAACCTGAATTAGGAGATATACTTATTCAAGAGCAACCTTCTGGTAGTGGAAAATCCGATATCACATCAAATACAACGATAAGTATTGTTGAGGTATCAGCTAATACAACTTATGATATTTATGTAAATATCATGAAAGAAGTTGAAGAAGGAGCTACTTATGAGTTAACTTTTGATGAATCTGATATTGATATTTCATCAACAGCAAGTAATGAAAACTATATTTTTAATTCATCAGAAAGTGTAAAATCTGGAGCACCAACTTTTAGTTTAAATAAAAGTGTTGATCTAGGAGTTTCAGATACTGATTTATTAACGAGTATAGATCAATTATTATTCACTGCTAATTCTGTAGCCACAAATAGTATTTATTTAGTACATAATGCTTCAATTATTTCTAGTACTACAGCTTCTGGTGGAGATAACTTTTTCTATACTTCATCATTGGGAGAAGGGATGCATACTTTTTATGTGTTTGCTGAAGATGTTTCTGGAAACTTTACATTTTCTTCAGATCCTATTGTAGTCACTGTAGATTTAACACCACCATCAGACTTTACATCGGTAGAATTATCGAGTTCAGATGATTCAGGTAAATTAGATGACGATAATATAACAAATGTAATTCGACCTATATTTATTGTAAAGGGATTAGATACTTCTGATCCCAATTATGAATTAATAGTAGAAGATGTAAATGAAGTTGTTTATTTCCAAGACAATTATACTGTTTCAGGAGGGGAGTCTAATATACAGTTTCAGAATGATCTTGCGGATGGAGATTACCTATTTGATTTCTATATAAAAGATGAAGCTGGAAATGTTTCTAATAGAATTGAAGATATTGATTTATCTATAGATAATACAAATCCTGAATTATTGACATTATCCATTTCATCAGAAAATAATAATGGAATAGTAGAAGACAATGAGAAAGTTAATCTCTTCTTTTCATCAAATGAAGTTTTAGATCAGACAAAAATTTCCACAAAAATAAATGGTTCATCAACATCGTTGACATTATTAGGTGGGAATGATTTTTCAACTGAAAAAACTTTTGGGGTTATTACTTCTAATAGTGATATTACTTATGAAGTAATAATTGAAGATATTGCTGGAAATAAAAATACATATACTTCAACTTTAGATGGTACTTCAGTAGAGCTTTTTCCTTCTCTTGTAAATAAAATTGTAGCAAGTGGAAGTACTGAATTTTGTGTTAATTCAGATACTTTTTCTTTTGGTAATGAAGAACCAGTTTCAAAAGGGGCCGGTGATTATTCTTATAAATGGGAACGTTTGGCTCCATCAAGTAGTTGGACAGACTTAGGAGTAAATACTGAGCTATATACTGAATATCAAAGTTTACCTACGGGTGATTATCAATATAGAAGAATAGTAACTAGTGCAGGAATTTCATCAGTTTCAAATGTTATAGATATTAAGATATATCCAGAAATAGAAAATAATGAAATAACTGTTAGTGGAGAGAATGAGTATGTTGGAGTTGTAAGCTCTATAAATTTTGTAAATAGTACAGGTAATGCAATTACAGGTGGTGATAATACTTTTACTTATTTATGGGAAATAAGTACAGATGACGGCGACACATGGAATGAAGCTAATTTAGTTTCAGCAGATGATGAGTCGCTGTTATATGAACAGAAAAATTTAGGTGTTGGCGAATATTTATTTCGAAGAAAAATTTCTTCTCAAAAATGCACCTCTTATTCAAATGAAGTTGAGATTATTGTTTTTAACCCAATAACTAATTTTAATATAAGCAACAAAGTAAATTCACGACTTTGCTCAGATGAGTCTATTTTATTAATGAGTAGTAGTTCTATTACAGGTGGTGATGGAAGTTTTACATATGAATGGGAAGAGAACATTAATAATTCGGGTTATTCAGTAGTTGGTGTTAGTGAAAACTTTTATAATGATAATACTTTAGCTGAAGGTGAGCATAAATATAGAAGGTCAGTTTATTCATCAACAGGTAAAGTAACTTCAAATGTGATTACGATTCAGGTAGAAAATAAACCAAACTCATTTGAAATTTCACCTGTTGGAGGAACTGTTTTCAGTAATGAATCTGAAGATTATGAACCTCTAATTGTAGATAACCTACCAAGCGATTATAAATATTATTGTTCTGGACCTGGTGTAATAAGTAATGGTTATGGTGAAGCAAATAACAGCTTTAGGGCAGATATTGCAGGGGAAGGGAATAAAACTATTATTTATCACATATCAAATGGTATTTGTGATATTGAAGAAACAAAAGAATTTGTAGTAATAAATGGGGCAAATTTTATTGCTTCAACTTTTTGTGAGAGTGATGCAGCAGTTGTGTTGGATGAAAAGAATATTTCATTACCCTCTAATTTAGATCCGAATGATTATTCTTTTCAAGGGTTTTTTGGTAGTGGAGTACAAGGTAATTCTTTTAATCCTTCTTTAGCCTTATCTAGTAATATAAATGGAGGTGACACAGAAACAGTAACAATTTTTGCTACTTATATTAAAAAGGAAGTTATTGGTACAAGTACTTTTAATCTACCTCAAAAGACTGTTATAACATCTACACCCAATGCTCCGACAGTAGTGTCTGATAATTTTGAATATTGTTATGGAGCTTCGTTGTCACCGCTTGTTGTAAATAATCCGAAAGGAACAATTAATTGGTATGATGCTAAAACGGGTGTTTTTCTCCATTCCGGAAATGAATATACATTAACTAGGCCTTCAGAAAATGAGAAAATTATTCAAGAATTTGATGTAAGAGAACAAATAGGTAGTTGTGAAGGACCTGCAAAAAAAGTAAAGGTTACTTTTTATGAAGAAACAGTTGCGCCAGTATTAGCTGATAATGGTACTATTCATATTTGTTCTGGAGATGCAATGCCAGTATTAAAATATACAAATGGAGTAAATGTTAATTGGTATTCAGATGATCAAGGAAAAATTCTAGAATATTCTGGTAATAATTTTGTGCCTAGTGGAGATACAAATGTTGCTTCTGATGATGACATGGTATTTTATGCATCAAGTACAAATAATGGATGTGAAAGTGAATTAGTACCTTTTACAATTAACATTAACAAGGCACCTTCAAAACCTGTTTTAATTAGCAATTTAGAAGATTATTGTTCTAATGAAGAAATTGGTCAGTTATCAGTAAATAATGAAGCTAATACTATTTTTGAATGGTTTGATAATGAAAATTTAATCACAGATATCGGTGATGATTCAAACAATTTTACTCCCTCTCCAATTGAAGTGCTTGACGGTAGTATAACAAAAAGCTACTGGGTTCGAAAAAAGAATGTAAAAGGTTGTGAGGGTGAAGCTTTAAAAATAGATATTAAAATAAATGCCATTCCTATTGCTCCAGTTGTCAATAAAACAATATTTAATTATTGTTCTGGTGATCCTATAGAAGAAATAAAAGTAACAAAAAGTAAGGCAAACAGTGAAATACTGTGGTTTGATGATTCAGGATTAAATATAAGTAAAGCTGTAAATTATCTTCCTCCAGTATCAACAAACACAGATACGGATGTTACCTATAAGTTTTTGGTAAGAGAAGAATCAGAATTTAAATGTACTAGTGAAGATACAGAAATAATCATAAATGTTTATGCATTACCTGAAGCTCCTGAAACAAATGAAGGCGATGAGCTGGAGATTTGTTCTGGAGACGATTTTCCAACATTCACAATAAATAAAGGCGAAAATGTGATATGGTTTTCAGATCCATCATTAGACATTAATACAAAGTTACACGAAGGCTTATCTTATACTCCTACATCATCTAGTGTTGTAACAGAAGATGAGGATTTATATATATATGCTGTGAGTACTTCAGATGAGGGGTGTTACAGTGAATACTTAGAATTATTAATAGAAATAAAAAAACTGCCAAACTCACCTAACTTAGCAGCACCTATAATGCCTGTTTGTGAAGGGGATGATATGCCAATCTTGACTGTAAATGGAGAAGATGATGCAACATTTACGTGGTATAAATCAGAAGAATTAGATGGAACACCATATAGTGGAGAGAGTTTTGATCCTGAAGAAACAGCATCTTTACTCAATATAAATGATAAAGGTGCAATAGAATATTTTGTGGTACAAACAAGTGATGATGGGTGTACTAGTCCTCCTTTAAAAGTAGAAGTGCCTATCAATGTATTGCCATCAAAACCTACCCTAACATTTACAGAACAATCTCATTGTTTTAATACAGAGATTGTAAATTTTGAAGTGACTAGTGGTAATCAAGTTAATTGGTATCATGATGAAAAATTAAAAGAATTGATAGGTGGAGGTGATAAATTTAAACCAGAAGGTTCTGTAGATGTTACTAAAACTTATATAGAAGATTATTACGTGACACAAGTAGTTAATGGCTGTGAAGGTCCATATGAAAAAGTAACAATTACAATTTTTAGAGAAACGGATGTTCCGTCTATTACTACAAAGAAATACGAATATTGTTCAGGGGATGTTATTCAACCAATCAATGAATTATCTGCAGATGGAGATATTAAATGGTATAATAATGAAGACGATGTAACTCCAATATTTACAGGACCTACATTTGTTCCACAAGATAATTCGAATGTTACAGAAACTACAGATATTACGTATTACGTTAGTAGAACTTTTAATGGTTGTGAGAGTACTAAGGAACGTATAGATATTAAGATCTTAAGTACTCCTTCTATACCTACAGTGAATAGTACCAATATTAATTTATGTTCTGGTGAAACTATTACGCCAATAATTGTAACTAGTACTTCTCAAGAAATTAAATGGTATGATGAAAATGATATTGAGTTGTCAACCGGGATTACATTTACATCTCCAGAAAATACAACAGTATCAGAAACAAAAGTTTTGAAATATTATTTGAGAGACTGGAATCAGCAATGTTCTAGCCCAAAACAAGAAGTTACGATTACAATTAATCCTTTACCATCAATTGATTTTACAGGAATTGATGTAGGAGAAAAAATATGTAGAACTGTAGAGGATATTCAGATCACAAAGATATTTGATTCACCTGAATTAATCAGTAGTGTAACTTCTACAACGGGGTTAGTAATTGTGGGTGAAAATATTAAAATTTCAGGTTCTCCAATTGGTGATCATGATATTACATTCACTTTTACGAATACAAATAATTGTGTCTCTTCTATCACAAAAACATTTTCTATTGTAGATGTTCCAGAAGTTAACTTTAGTAATGTTGTTAATTGTGATGCAAAAATTATCACTTTCTCAGATGAAACAGTTATATCTTCATTAGATAAATATTCTGAAATAATTTCATGGGAATATGATGTAGATGGTGTTAAATACACAGTATTGGCTGATGAAGCAGATTCTTTTGATGTCGTTTTTCAGAATAGTGGAGTATTTGATGTTTCCTTAACTATAGCAACTAATCATAGTTGTGAAACTGTATCAATTACAAAGCAAATAACAATTTCAGAGCCACCTACTGTCAATTTTAGTTGGAAAAAATCACAATTAGGTACACCAATGGAGTTTACAGATAATTCTATTAGTGATAATTCAGGAAATAGCATCATTAGTTATTCATGGGATTTTGGTGATAATTCAGCTATCAATTCTAATCAAAATCCAACACATATATATAGTGAACCTGGTATTTATAATGTGGAACTATTAGTAGAAACATCAAAAGGATGTACAGCCACTTTAACAAAAGAAGTATTTGTTTTACCGTATGTTTCAATGGCAATAAATGCAAATTATTTAGAAACTTTTGATTGGGATAATGGACATTGGGTGCCTACTTCAGATAATGGAACATCTAGTTGGGAGTATGGGCAAGCAAGTGGTACATTAATAAATTCAACATCAAATGTTTGGGCTACTAGTTTAAATGGTGATTATGAAATAAATGAAATCTCTTACCTTAATTCTCCTGTCTTTAACCTTCAAGGTTTATCTAAACCAATGTTATCTTTTGATATGAAATTGAGTGTAGAAAAAAATATAGATGGAGTAACATTCCAATATTCTACAGATTTTGGTGCTACATGGCAAGTACTTGGAAATACACTTGACCCAATTAATTGGTTTAATTCAGATAATATTTTATCGGATCCAGGGGATCAAATATTAAATAGATCAACTAGAGCAATGGGGTGGTCTGGTTTAACAGAAGACTTTAATCTAAATGGTGAATATATTCATGTTAAACATCATTTAGATGAATTGAAAGGAGAAGAAAATGTGAGATTTAGACTAGTATTCAAGTCAAATTCTGCAATTACTGAAGAGGGAATTTTAATAGATAATTTTGAAATTAGAAACCGTTCGAAAGTAGTGTTAATTGAAAATATGGCAAATGTAAACTTGATAGCATCTGATACTTCAATAGAAAGGCTAGAAAATACTTTAGAACCGCTATCGGATGATATCTTAATAGTAAATTATCATTTATTAGTAGAGGGATATGAAGATAAATTAAATACTGATAACCCTGAGCCTGTTAGTGGAAGGAAATTATATTACGGAGTATCATCTGTTCCTGAAACAATTTTAGATGGTAACTCATATCAAGGAAGTACAACTACATTTATCGATAATAATCAAAATTATGTTTATTCTAGATCTATGTTAGTCCCAGAGTTTGATATTGATGTTAATTTTGATGTTTTATCAACTCAAAATACACTTAACGTTGCTTTAACTTCAAATATTAGTTTATCATCTGATGATGCAGAAATCGTGTTTCATGCTATTACAGTAGAACACGGTATCGATGGGACTAATACATCGGGGTCATCAGAAAAATATAATAATATTTTAAAGACAATGAGTCCTAGCCCAGGAGCTGAAGGGACAAGTTTTAAAGGACGAAGCTGGGACATTGGTTCAATAGAAAATTTTAGTATTGAATGGGAGCGACCTTATTTTTATAATGATAAGAATGTAGAATTGATACTTTTAGTACAGAATAATCTAACAAAAGAGATTTATCAAACACAAAGTTATGACCTTAATGGGTTGATGCCATTAAATGATAATCCTTTATCAGTAGACGATTTTGAAGAAAAAATATGGTCATTATATCCAAACCCAGCGACAGATAAAATTATAATTAATTCACCAAATTATGTTGCAGATTGTTATTGGGTAATATCAGATATTAATGGTAAATCAATGATGAAAGGAGAGTTTACAGGGTTGACATATACAACCTCTATTAAGGATCTCCCTTCTGGCATGTATATTATTCGTCATTTTACTGATAAGAATGATTTATTGGGAACACCTTTGAAGTTTATAATTAGGAATTAA